The DNA region TTGTATTCCGCATCAGAAATTAATCCTGCTGCTTTTGCTTGACCAAGTCCACCGTTGTACTGAGCATACGCAGTATTAAGTTGAGTAACCTGTGCCGCAGCGAGACCCGCGATCGGCATCGCTGGAACTGTCGTGAAGTATGGAATAGAAGTAACATTCGGAATATTCGCCATCACTCCTTTTGCGCCATTTGCAGTAAGCGCAGTGATGTAGTTAGAAATTACGCCCGCAAAAACCGTAGGATCGGTAATGTCATTAGGTCCGTAAGTTCCAGGGTTCATATTTCCTGTTTGATCAACTCCTGTTCCTCCGCTTGTAGCATATGACAATACGTCGTTGTTCCCAATCCATAATGAGAAAAATGTCGGAGCTTGACTCACTGCGTCAGCAATAACAGATGATGTCGCGCTGGTTGCAAACCTCACGTAATAAGGGTTTGCAGTTCCATTTGCCAATCCAGCCATACTACGATAACCATTCGCGCCTAAGTGAAAAGATTTCGCGCCAGGAACTCCTAAGTTTTGGTAAGGACCTCCTGAAGTTACGTTGTCAAGTGCCGCACCTGGCGCTGTAGGACCTGGAGTCAATGCTCCATTTACCACTGAAAGCACATATTTTCCAGCGAAATCTCCGGTGGTCGGATTAAAGAGGTTGGTAAATCCGCCCGAATTATTTGGCATCATTGGTTGCTTGAAAGCGCCACCTCCCGCTAACTGCATTTGTTTCGCAATCATAGAAGGGTAAGATTCATTTTGCCCATCGATGTACAAAGCATTATCCCGATAACCTGATGTAAGGGAATTCCCCAACGCAACATACTTGCTGAAGTTGGCTTCACCACTGGTTACCGCAACGCTGCTTACATCGGTATCAAAATCTGTTTTACAGCTTACCGTAAACAATAAGGCAGAAACGGCAACTGTTGAAATTAATATTTTTTTCATGTGTATATTCTTCTTTATTAAATGTAAATTGAATCTGTCTTAAAACGCGTTGTATGAAAGACCCAAACCAAAGTAAAGCGCTTTAGCTTTCGCCTGACCATAGAAATTGTAATACGCATTTTCTACATTTCTTGGTTTAGGGAACGCCATTCCTCCTGCAACATCAACTCCAAATCTTCCCATTTTATATCCAAGTCCCGCTGTTACAACACTTGAATTAAATGATGGAGTTTCTGGAATAAAATCAGCATCTGCATAAGGTGACTCGTCATAGTAATAACCCAATCTCGCAGCAAGATTTGGTAAAACCATATACTGGGTTCCGATTCTGTAGGTTTTAGTATCCTTAAAGTTTTTTGGAGTTACCATAATGGTTCTGTCCTGTTGATTACCCACTAATGCGTGGTCGAAATCCAGGGTAAGTTTGTCGTACTTGCTCCATCCGCTGTAATTGAAGTCAGCAGAAACGCTCCATTTCGGTGTTACTTTATAAGTTGCACCAACGGTGTACTCGTCAACCAAAGGAAGTGTTGCCTTGAAACCGTCAACTCCGCCGCTGTTTGCAGGAAGGCCGATTCCGGAGAAAAGAGCAGGAGAAACTTTGAACGTCGCTTTTCCTTTTGTTGCCTCCATATCTACTTTGGAACGGTATGCAATACTCAAATCCAATTTATCGATCGGTCGCAGGTAAACTCCTAATCCCCATCCGTTACCGTGGGCTTTGTCGTCGTGTAGGTTCAGGTTACCATCAAGTTGAGTAATGGCTTTGTCCCAGTCAACAAGTCCTTTAGCATAAATAAAGCTTGCTCCGATGGATGCCCAACTTGCAACTTTTACCGAGAACATTGGCTGGAAGTAGAAACCTTTAAGTTCCATTTTCTGAACCATTTCTTTTCCTGCCCAGTCATTTCCCCACTCAATCGTACTACCGAACGGCGTTGCAAAACTGAATCCCAAAGTAAGTGGTTCTACAGGTCGGTAAGTTACCGCCGCATAAATCGGTGTTCCCAGCGGGCTGTTCGTTTTTGCAGAATAAAGAGTGTTCAGGTTTTGGTATTCAACCTCTGATTTCGCACCAAATCCACCAGCTGCAAAACTGAATTTCTCTGGAATGAAGGAAATTCCCGCCGGATTGAAAAACGCAACACTTGCGTCTTCGGCATGCGCGCTTGTGTGAGCCATCGCCAACTGCTTAACCCCCTGCAATGAAACACGGAATCCTCCCGCATAAACCATCGCACCAGCTAAGAGCGCCATAGATACAATAATTTTTTTCATAAAGTTCATTATTAATGGTTTCAAATATAAAATTATTTTTCAAACATGTGTTAATAAATCTTAAATTTTTTCAAACAACTTATATTTAAGTCATAATGTTTAATTTTTAGGAACAACAAAACTTTTGATAAACTCCCAATTTTTCAAGAAATCTCACACCTTGTTTTGCAGTAACCTAAGAATTGTTTAAATCAAATTTATTCAGTAAAAATGGCTATTTATGTGCAACAGTCAATTGTATGATTAACATATGATTTAAATTTTCATTGAATAATTCGTAAATAATTTAACAAATCCAATTATTTTTGTAAAATCGGACTCTACTAATTTACTCAAAAAAATTTATACTAAATTTGCACGGATAATTATTATATAAATATGAGTTGTGGATGCAAAACATCCGGCGATTCTTCCCATTCTTGCGGAACAAAATCCGCAATTGGCTGTGAAAATGTAGATACCTGCGGAAATAGCTATAAATTAAGCGTTTTCGACTGGCTCTCGAACATCAATAATCCTTCTCAATCGAAATTCGATTTTGTGGAAGTAAGGTTCAAGAACGATCGGAAACTTTTTTATAAAAACGTGCACAATTTGCCGCTCCATATTGGGAGTGTAGTAACAGTAGAATCGAGTCCGGGTCACGATATAGGTGTGGTAAGTCTCACCGGAGAGCTGGTTAAAATTCAGATGAAAAAGAAAAGAGCTTCTGAAGAAAACCCTCTCAAAGTTTACCGAATCGCCAACCAAAAAGATGTCGAGGTTTGGCAACAGTCGAGAGCCAAGGAAGAATCCGTAAAAATTCAGGCAAGGAAAATTGCTTACGCACTGCACCTTGAAATGAAAATTACTGATGTAGAATTCCAGGGAGACGGACAGAAGGTAACTTTCTATTACACCGCTGATAATCGCGTGGATTTCAGACAGTTAATTAAAGAATACGCTGCAGCGTTCCGCACCAAAATCGACATGAAGCAGATCGGTTTCCGGCAGGAAGCGGCGAAAGTTGGAGGCATTGGTTCCTGTGGAAGAGAGCTGTGCTGTTCAACCTGGCTCACTGATTTCAGATCCGTAAACACCAATGCTGCACGTTATCAGCAACTAAGCATCAATCCGCAGAAATTGGCGGGACAATGCGGAAAACTGAAATGCTGCCTCAATTACGAACTCGACAGTTATCTGGACGCACTCAGCGACTTCCCATCATCATCAACTTCTTTAGACACTGAAAAAGGAAGGGCTTTCTGCATCAAAATCGACGTATTCAAAAAGAGAATGTGGTTCGCTTATGTGGACAATTCTTTGGCGTGGCATGACCTTGACGTACAGGAAGTTAAGCGACTTATCGCCCTTAACAAAAAAGGCGAAAAAGCTCCGCCGCTGGAAGATCTGAAAGTTCAGGATATCCCAACAAAATCGGTGGACCTTATCCAGGAAAGCAATATCGAAAGATTCGACCGCAGAAACCGAAATCAAGGCAAAAACCAGAATCGTAGAAAAAATCCGACTCAACAGTCGGGAGGAAACGAGCGGCCAAAACAGAAATCCCAAAGCGAGCGTCCTGCACAAAAGCCACAAGGTGAAAACAGAAAGCCACAGCAAAGAAATCAGGACAACCAGCAGGAAAGGAGAAATCCTAATGCAGAAAACCAGAACAAACCGAAAAATGCACAAAATCAGCAGCCGAAAAAAACAAAGAAAAAATTTCAGCCAAAACGTGACGACAATGCATAAGATTCTGGGAATGTTTTTCGTTATCAGCTTACTTTTCAGTTGCAGCAATGCTTCGGAAACAGTGTATATGAAAACCATTAACAACAGCTGGAACAAAAAAGAGGAACAAAAATTCGATTTTAAGATCACGGACTCCCAACATCCAAAAAACATTATATTTGTTGTAAGAAACAATAGCGATTATCCCTACAGCAACATCCGATTGATCGTGAATCTTTCGGATCTTCAAACAAAGAAAAAGACCGTTGACACGCTGAATTACATTATGGCAAAACCCAACGGGGAATGGCTGGGAAAAGGATTCGGAGACACGAAGGAGAGTTTGTTTCAGTATAAACTTAATTACAAATTCCCGAAAAACGGCGACTACTCCATCGGATTGATCCAGGCGATGCGTACCGACGATTTGAAAGGGATTGAAGATATTGGTGTAAAATTAGAAACGGCAAAACCGTAACGTCATTTATGGAAAACACTAAAAATCAGGAAAATAAACCGAAGCAGACCTTTCCGCTTCCGCCCAAGAAAGTAAAAAACCGTGGCTGGAAAAAATGGGTGAGATTTATTTGGTTGGCGCTCATCCTTGCAATCATCGGAATTGCGGGATTGTTTTTTGCGGTATCGCAAGGATTTCTTGGAACAATGCCCGATGTAAAGGAGCTTGAAAACCCGGATATTTACGTGGCATCCGAAATTTATTCTTCTGACGGAGTACTTTTAGGAAAATTCGAAAAAGAAAAAACACAGCCGGTTACCTACAAAGAACTTCCTCCCTATCTGATTTACGCGCTTCAGGCAAAAGAAGACGAGCGTTTCAAGGAGCACTCCGGAATTGATTTACAGTCCGTGGCGAGAGCCGTGGTTTTCGGTGGAAAGCGTGGTGGTGGATCAACCATTACTCAACAGCTCGCAAAACTTCTTTTCACCGGCACTGCTTCCCAAAACAAAGTACAGCGCTCCTTCCAAAAACTGAAAGAATGGGTCGTTGCGGTAAGTTTGGAAAAACGATATACCAAAGAAGAGATTATCACGCTTTATTTCAACAAGTTTGACTTTGTAAATAATGCTAACGGAATTGAAATGGCGTCTCGAATCTATTTCAACAAGAAAACCAATCAGCTCACTTTGCCGGAAGCCGCGACTTTCGTGGCAATGCTTGAAGCTCCCGTTGCAAATAACCCTCTGCGGAATCCCGACCGTGCAAAACGCAGAAGAGACGTTGTTTTGGATCAAATGCTGAAAACCGGATACCTTGATCAACAAACCTATCAGAAAGCTGTCGATACTCCGGTAACAGTAGATTTTCACCCTATCAAGACCATTGACGACGGCTATTCCGCCTACTACAAATTTTACCTGAGAAAAGAAATCGACAACTACCTGAAAGATTACGAAAAGAAAACTGGCAAGACTTTGAACCTGTTTAAAGACGGCCTAAAAATCTACGTAACCCTCGATTCAAAAATGCAGATTTACGCAGAAGAGGCGATCAAAGAACACTTAACGGATCTTCAAAAAAGATTTGATGCGGAACAACGCGGACGTAAACAAAGACCATTCTATTATTTGAATGACAAACAGATTAATGACGTGATGGTTCAGGCCATGAAGAGAACCGGAAGATACAAACAGCTGAAAAATGCAGGAGTTTCTGAGGATTCTATTATGCTCGATTTCAAAACTCCGATCAAAACTTCCCGATTCACATGGAACGGTGAGGAAGAAGTTGAAATGTCACCTTGGGATTCCATCCGTTATCACAAACAAATCGCACAAGCCGGTTTGATGTCGATGGTTCCGGGAACTGGTGAAATCAAAGCTTGGGTGGGAGGAATCAACTGGCAGCACTTCCAGTACGACCATATCAAACAAGGGAAAAGACAGGTAGGTTCTACCTTTAAGCCATTTGTTTACGCAACAGCAATCATGAAATTGGGAATGACGCCTTGTTCGACCGTTTCCAATGCGACATACAGAAAGGGAACTTGGACTGTAGAAGGTTCAGGAGGAAGCTTAACATTGCGCGACGCTTTGGCGCACTCGAAAAACCCGGTTGCAGTGAGATTGATCGAAATGACTACTCCGAAAAGCGTAATCCAAACTGCAAGAGATTTGGGAGTAACTGAAGAAATTCCAAATGAATATGCAGTGGCGCTCGGTTCGAGCGACATCACCATTTATGAAATGTTGGGTGCCTATTCCACTTTCGCCAATTACGGAAATTACGTGAAACCCGAAATGATTTGGCGTATTGAGGATGCCAACGGAAGGGTAATTAAGGAAGTAAAACCAGTAACGAAGGAGGTGATGAATGAATTGTATGCCTACACGATGATCGATCTGATGAAAGGCGTTGCAGCATTTGGAACCGCTTCAGGAGAATTAGGAAGAAGAGGGATTTCCAGCGCAGTTGAAATCGCAGGAAAAACTGGTACGACTCAGAACAATTCCGACGGTTGGTTTATGGGAATCGTGCCAAATCTCGCAACCGGAGTTTGGGTTGGCTGGGAAGACAGAGCGACCCACTTCTGGGGAACCGGTGAAGGACAGGGGGCGAAAATGGCATTGCCAATTTGGGCGATTTTTATGAAAAAAGTTTGGGCAGATAAAGAACTTGGAATTTCTGAAGAAGATAAATTCGTGAAACCCTCTAACTGGACAGGAAACTGTTCCGATTTACAGGGACTTGGTGGTTACGGTGACGAAGGCGGTTTGCAAACCATCGACGAAATCAGAAATCCGAAACCAGTCGAACCAACAGTCAATTCAGCACCAAAACCCGCTCCTAAAAAAGAGGAAAATGTGAATGAAAAAATCAATACCGGCGACGAAATTGATTTTAATAAATAACATCGATTACCGAAACTTAACAAAGTATCCTTTCAATTTCTGAAAGGATATTTTTTTTCCGAACTTTGAAAAATGAATCTCCACAAAATCACCCAACAATACCTCACCACTTTTCCAGGAGACTTTTCCGGAAATCCGATGCAGCGGCAAACTCCAAAGGTTTTGTTTGCCACAACCGAGATTGTCGGATTCCAAAATCCGGAAATAATCATCTTTAATGAAAAGCTTTCCGAGGAAATCGGTTTGGGGAAAATCGAGAGTGATGAAGATTTAAAATTCATTAATGCAGAAGCAATTCCGAAAAATATAAAAACTTACGCCACTGCTTATGCGGGACACCAGTTTGGAAATTGGGCAGGACAACTCGGTGACGGACGTGCAATTTTTGCAGGAGAAATTGAAAATACCGATGGAAAGAAAACCGAAATCCAGTGGAAAGGAGCGGGTGCAACTCCCTATTCACGACACGCCGATGGAAGAGCCGTTTTGCGTTCTTCGGTTCGCGAATACCTCATCAGTGAAGCAATCTATCATCTCGGGATTCCCACAACGAGGGCGTTGTCGCTTTCCTTAACCGGAGAATATGTGGTGCGTGACATTATGTATGATGGAAATCCCGCTTACGAAAAAGGTGCAGTAATGATGAGGACGGCAGAAAGTTTCCTTCGTTTCGGGCATTTCGAATTGTTGGCTGCGCAAAATGAAATTGACACTTTGAGACAGCTTACCGATTTTACCATCAAAAACTACTTCCCTGAAATTGATGGAGATTCTGAAGACAAATACCTTCTCTTATTTAAGGAAATTTCCAGGAGAACTGCTGATTTGATGGTGGAATGGTACCGTGTCGGTTTTGTGCACGGCGTGATGAACACCGATAATATGTCGGTTTTGGGATTGACGATCGATTATGGCCCTTTTTCTTTTGTCGATGAATATGACTTGAATTTCACTCCAAACACCACCGATTTGCCTGGAAGAAGATATGCTTTCGGAAACCAGGGAAAAATTGCGCAATGGAATCTTTGGCAATTGGCAAATGCGCTTTACCCTTTAATTAAAGACGAAAAGAAATTGGAAGAAATCCTCAACGAGTTTCCCGATTATTTCTGGAAAAAGCACGACGAAATGTGGGCGAAAAAACTGGGCTTCAGTGAAATTTTGGAGGGCGATGAAATTTTCTTTTCCGATATGCAAAAGGTTCTGGGGGATTTGAAAGCCGACCACACCTTGTTTTTCAACCGGTTGGAAGAATTGGAAAATAATGCTGATTTAAAAACTCTTTTCGGTGATATTTTTTACACAGATCCAAATGATAATCAATGGGTTTCCTTTGAGCAAATCATCAAAAAATACCTTACCCGATTGGAGAAAAACACGATTTCAAAAGCTGAATTCAGAAAATTAATGAGTGGAACCAATCCCAAATTCATCCTGAGAAACTACCTCCTTTTCGAATGTATCGAGGAGTTGAACAAAGGGAAAAAAGATCTTTTAAACAAAATTTTACTTGCCCTCGAAAATCCTTACGAAGAACTGTTTCCCGAATTTTCGCAGAAACGACCTTCGAAATATGATGGTCAAACCGGTTGTTCGATGCTTTCCTGCAGTTCTTAAAATCCTTATTTTTGCCGAAATTTATCATCTTGAATTTCAAACGAAAATCGACGGATTTCTTAAAGACCGTTTTTCCTTCCACTTTATTTGAATTAATGCTGTTCCTCGTATTCATCACTGTTTACGGGATTTTGGGAACCTATATCGCGCTGAATTACAGAATTATCTTTGACGATCGAATTCCATGGGATGCGTATTTTAGTTTCGATAACCGCGCGATCGTGATGACAGGTGGTGGTTTTGAGCGGCATCCGCTTGCAAACTATTTTTTCGACTGGATCCGTGAGTTGGCTTTGCTGATTTCAAGTGGTAAAAAAGATGAAACATTCCGCTTGGTTTTGGCGTGGTGCAGTAATTTGGCGGTAAGTTTGAGTTTAATTCAGATTTATAAATACCTGAAAAATATCGTCCAGCTTCCGAAAACGGTTTCGTTGCTGATCCTCACTTTTTTTGCTTTATTCACCACGACAATTCTTCTTTCATTTAGCCCGGAAACCTATACCTACACTTTGCTGTTTCTGGTTTTGTTTAATTATTACGCCGCCCTTAAACTCAAGAAAGAAGAGAAAATTTCGGGTGCAGCTTTGACTTTGGCGACGGTCTCCGTTGCAGGTTTGACCGTCACGAACGGCGTAAAGGTTTTCATTCCACTTCTTTTTGAGACCGGTCTCTTCAAGAGCTGGAAGAAGTTTGGGAGCGCGGTATTGCGGACAATTATTGCGGTTGGCGTTTTTGTTCTGCTGTTTCTTTACCGTCTGAATTTCAATTTTATGCGGTTCCTGTCAAAATCAGGGGAACAGTATGATAAGTTTTCGAAGCCGAAAGTGACGCCGCTTTGGGATATGGTTTACTCTTGGTTCTTCGGTGGGAATATGCTATTTCCGTCTTATGTAATCCGTGACTATCACAATAAAAAAGGGTTCCAGTACAAAGCACTTTTCATGGATGTGTACAGTTCCGCGTTTCCGTACATTTTTGTCGGAGCAGTTCTGGTATTGGTTTTCTGGAGTTATTTCAAAAATTTCAAGAATAAGTTGGTGCAGATTCTGATGATCTCGTTTTTGGTAGATATTGCGATTCACTGCATCCTGAAATTCGGGCTCCACACTTCCTATATTTACGGCGGCCATTTTATTTTCGTCGTTCCATTGATGATGGGTTGGCTTTTTTACGGCTACAGAAATTCCCCGAAAATGCTTTCATTTCTAATGGTGAGCGTTTCGGTTTTGCTGTTCTATTTGGGAATGAACAATATAATGAGATTGGAGGAATTCTTTGTTTTTCTCGAGAAATATTACCGATAAAAGATAAACGCGCCTCTTAGCGCGTTCTTACAATTATTTTTTCTGACCATCTTTCTTTGTGCCTTCTGAGGATTGGCTTAAAGCATTTCTTCCGTCCATTTCTCCCCTTTTATAGCCTGCAGAATATTCTTTTTTTACTTGCAATTCGTCGAGGTTGGTAAGCGTTTCGCCCCTTCTTTCATAACTTAAAAATTTGGTGTCCGTACTCAAATTGGTTGCACTCCAATTCAAATTTGTCGGAATGGATGTTGGTTTGGTTTTAGTCACTGAATAATATCCTTGCACATAACCTTCATCAAAACCACCCATAGTTTGGCTGAAAATAATACCAGAGATGAGAAAAGATCCTAATAGCAATACTTTTTTCATGATTCGAAGTTTAAAGTAAGATTGATACTCATTGAAAATCAGCTCGGTGTGAATCCGATATTCAAATATATTAAAATAATCTCAATAAAATGTATTGAAAAGAAAATCCCGAAAAATTTCGGGAAAATACTTATTATCTGACAAAAGCGATATCTGATATCTAATCATTCAACTTCAGCACCGCCATAAATGCAGATTGTGGAACCTCTACTCTACCGATTTGTTTCATTTTTTTCTTACCTTCTTTCTGCTTTTCGAGGAGTTTTCGTTTACGGGAAATATCACCTCCGTAACATTTTGCGGTAACGTCTTTTCTTAGCGCTTTAATGGTTTCCCTTGCAATAACCTTCGTTCCTAAAGCTGCCTGAACCGCAATGTCGAACTGCTGTCTCGGAATCAGCTCGCGAAGTTTTTCACACATCCTTTTACCAATGTAGTAAGCGTTGCTATCGTGGATTAATGACGAAAGCGCATCGACCATATCACCGTTAATGAGGATGTCCATCTTCACCAGTTTTGAGGCACGGAATCCGATTGGGTGATAATCGAAAGAGGCATAACCTTTAGAAATTGATTTCAAACGGTCGTAAAAATCAAAAACAACTTCGGATAAAGGCATATTGAAAACCAGTTCCACCCGATCTGAAGTCAGATAACTTTGGTTTACAATTTCGCCACGTTTCTCGATACACAAAGTCATCACAGGTCCCACAAAATCAGATTTGGTGATGATCGACGCTTTGATGAAAGGTTCCTCTACCCGATCCATCGTCGTGGGATCCATCATTTCGGAAGGATTGTTAATGAGAATCGGCGTTTCGGGATCTTTTTTGGAATATCCATGGTAAGAAACGTTGGGAACAGTGGTAATCACGTTCATGTCGAATTCGCGGTCGAGACGTTCCTGCACAATCTCCATGTGGAGCATTCCGAGGAATCCGCAACGGAAACCAAATCCCAATGCGGCAGAACTTTCCGGTTCGAAAACCAATGACGCGTCATTCAGACGAAGTTTCTCCAGGGAAACCCGTAGTTCCTCAAAATCCTCAGATTCAATCGGATAGATTCCCGCAAAAACCATCGGCTTCACTTCTTCAAATCCTTCAATCGGTGATTTTGCCGGATTTTCAACAGCGGTAATTGTGTCGCCCACTTTTACTTCTCTTGCGTCTTTAATTCCTGAAATTATGTAGCCAACATCGCCAGTTTTGATCTCGGATTTCGGTTGTTGTTTAAGTTTTAAAGTCCCTACTTCATCGGCTTCATAAACTTTGTCGGTCGCCATAAACTTTACTTTCTGGCCTTTCCTGATTTTTCCGTTTACCACTTTGAAATATGCTTCAATTCCACGGAACGGGTTATACACCGAGTCGAAAATCAATGCCTGAAGCGGCTCATCTTCATCACCTGCAGGAGCCGGGATTCTCTTCACGATTTCTTCCAAAAGGTGGTGAACTCCTTCACCGGTTTTTCCTGAAACGCGTAGAACGTCCTCTGGTTTGCAACCGAGCAGATTGACGATCTCGTCGGTTACTTCTTCCGGATTTGCAGAAGGTAGGTCGATTTTATTTAGGATTGGAATAATTTCCAAATCGTTTTCTAAAGCAAGGTAAAGGTTGCTGATCGTTTGTGCCTGAATGCTTTGCGCGGCGTCCACAATCAGGAGTGCGCCTTCGCAAGCGGCGATGGAGCGGGAAACTTCGTAGGAAAAGTCCACGTGTCCCGGTGTGTCGATCAGGTTCAGGATATATTTTTCGCCGTTCAGTTCGTAATCCATCTGAATGGCGTGGGATTTTATGGTGATTCCGCGTTCCTTTTCCAGATCCATATCGTCCAGAGTTTGAGACTGCAACTCTCTCTGTGTCACGGTATTGGTGTATTCCAAGAGCCGATCCGCCAGAGTTGATTTACCGTGGTCGATATGTGCGATGATGCAGAAGTTTCGTATGTTTTTCATTCAGTTTTTTGATAGTTTGCAAATTTAAACTTTTTTGATGGATTTTTAGGAAATACGAGAAGGTGCTTTTAGTCGCAAATTTTGATAAGAACAACTGTTGCCGCGATAGGGATTGAAGTGGAAATCCTTTTTTTCGGTGGTGGAATGTGCGATGGCGGAAAAAAGATTGGAACAAAAAGCCCGACCCGAGCGGAGGAAACCTTATAGGTTGGTCAAACCTATAAGGTTTTGCGGTGGAGAGGGGATCGCCCAAAAAAAGAACGACCTCCACAAAAAGTTCTGTAGAGGTCGCTCAAACATTAAAAAAATAAACTATTATGGTCGCCTGCTCTGCGAACGTCGAGGTCCGTCTTCTTTTCTGTCTAAAATTTTGTTGCGCATCTTTCCTTCGGTTTGGTACATCTGCAGTACTTGCTGCGGTTTGATGACTTTCAGGAATTTCTGTGCGTATGCTTTTCTGTTGTCGAGGAGTTGCTGGCCGACTTCGAAACTTTGGTTCAGTTGTCGTTTTGCCTCCTCGTCGCTCATATTTTCGTAGTCCTCGCTTGGCGTGAATTTATTTTTTATCTCGTTTTGCTTCTCCTGATACTCCTCGTACAGCGACTTGAATTCCGGCTGACTCGTCTGCGGAACATCAAGCTCCGAAACGACCATATTTTGGCGGAACTGTTTCAGCAGCGACATTCTTTCCTGCGGACTCATTTTCTGGATGATTTCTTTTCTTTGATCGGGCTTCATTGTTTTCCAGTCGTATTTCTGTTCCTGTGCGAAAGTGTTTTGGGCTGCAAAAACCGCGATCAGAATTACTGCAATCTTTTTCATACTCTGTTATCTTAGTTGTACAAATCCAGGTAAATGTCCTGCTCTACGTTCTTTCCTAAATCCGCGAGTTCGGCGGAGGTGAAGTTGGCCAGAATCTGATCCACTTGGTTTTCAGGGTTTGTTTTCTGAACGGTGGTGATATTCTGTGTTGCAGGTTTTTCAACTGTCCTCGCTGCAAAGGTTATCGGTTTTGTTACTTTTTGATTGACCGGAGTTACAGAAGTTAAATCTTCTTCCAAAGTTTTCAAAGCAACTGCTTCTTCTGATGGCTTATCTTCTGTTAAAGTGGTTGTTACAAGGTCGATGTTGTTGCTCACGATTGCACTGTCTGCAATGAAAGTGTTTTTGTTAGTCTTGTTCTGATTCACAAAAAATGTAATCCCGAAAAACATCGTGATCGCCGCAGCAGCCGCATAAACCCAGTTCATCTTCACAACCCGCCCTTCTTTTTTAGCTTCTATATGCGGAATTGGCTGCACTTCCTGCAGGACTTTCTGCTGCATCTTTTCAAAAAATCCATCTGGAGTTTTGTAGATGTTTTTGCGCTCTAATTTTTCTATATCTAAATTCTTCATCTTAGCTTAATTATTTTGAGAAGTCCTATTGATTATAATTCTGTTTAATATAGTCCTCCACTTTTTGTTTGGCGTAATGGTAATTCGTTTTTAAGGTTCCGACCGACATATCCAAAATTTTGGAAATTTCTTCATACGGCAAGTCTTCGTAATACCTCATCGTAAAAACCAGTTTCTGTTTTTCAGGCAATGTGTGAATCGCTTTCTGCAGCAAGGTTTGGATCTCGTCCGCATCGGATTCCACATTTTCCGCGACCAGATTCTGGAGGTGGTACTCCGCATCTTCCTCGGTTTTCTGCATTCGCTTCAGTTTGTTGAGCTGT from Chryseobacterium suipulveris includes:
- a CDS encoding SGNH/GDSL hydrolase family protein, yielding MKKILISTVAVSALLFTVSCKTDFDTDVSSVAVTSGEANFSKYVALGNSLTSGYRDNALYIDGQNESYPSMIAKQMQLAGGGAFKQPMMPNNSGGFTNLFNPTTGDFAGKYVLSVVNGALTPGPTAPGAALDNVTSGGPYQNLGVPGAKSFHLGANGYRSMAGLANGTANPYYVRFATSATSSVIADAVSQAPTFFSLWIGNNDVLSYATSGGTGVDQTGNMNPGTYGPNDITDPTVFAGVISNYITALTANGAKGVMANIPNVTSIPYFTTVPAMPIAGLAAAQVTQLNTAYAQYNGGLGQAKAAGLISDAEYNERLIKFTAAVPNGAVIVDKDLTNLSALGLPSYRQTTAKDLILLPASSVLKTGGGTSSALTDRFVLTAKEVAKVLAATTKYNASLKSIADSKNLAFVDASAKMVELGGASGIQFDGVKYTATFVTGGTFSLDGVHLTGRGYAVIANEFIKAINAKYKSTLPQVNANMYSGVKFP
- a CDS encoding OmpP1/FadL family transporter; protein product: MKKIIVSMALLAGAMVYAGGFRVSLQGVKQLAMAHTSAHAEDASVAFFNPAGISFIPEKFSFAAGGFGAKSEVEYQNLNTLYSAKTNSPLGTPIYAAVTYRPVEPLTLGFSFATPFGSTIEWGNDWAGKEMVQKMELKGFYFQPMFSVKVASWASIGASFIYAKGLVDWDKAITQLDGNLNLHDDKAHGNGWGLGVYLRPIDKLDLSIAYRSKVDMEATKGKATFKVSPALFSGIGLPANSGGVDGFKATLPLVDEYTVGATYKVTPKWSVSADFNYSGWSKYDKLTLDFDHALVGNQQDRTIMVTPKNFKDTKTYRIGTQYMVLPNLAARLGYYYDESPYADADFIPETPSFNSSVVTAGLGYKMGRFGVDVAGGMAFPKPRNVENAYYNFYGQAKAKALYFGLGLSYNAF
- the ricT gene encoding PSP1 domain-containing protein, with amino-acid sequence MSCGCKTSGDSSHSCGTKSAIGCENVDTCGNSYKLSVFDWLSNINNPSQSKFDFVEVRFKNDRKLFYKNVHNLPLHIGSVVTVESSPGHDIGVVSLTGELVKIQMKKKRASEENPLKVYRIANQKDVEVWQQSRAKEESVKIQARKIAYALHLEMKITDVEFQGDGQKVTFYYTADNRVDFRQLIKEYAAAFRTKIDMKQIGFRQEAAKVGGIGSCGRELCCSTWLTDFRSVNTNAARYQQLSINPQKLAGQCGKLKCCLNYELDSYLDALSDFPSSSTSLDTEKGRAFCIKIDVFKKRMWFAYVDNSLAWHDLDVQEVKRLIALNKKGEKAPPLEDLKVQDIPTKSVDLIQESNIERFDRRNRNQGKNQNRRKNPTQQSGGNERPKQKSQSERPAQKPQGENRKPQQRNQDNQQERRNPNAENQNKPKNAQNQQPKKTKKKFQPKRDDNA
- a CDS encoding gliding motility lipoprotein GldH → MHKILGMFFVISLLFSCSNASETVYMKTINNSWNKKEEQKFDFKITDSQHPKNIIFVVRNNSDYPYSNIRLIVNLSDLQTKKKTVDTLNYIMAKPNGEWLGKGFGDTKESLFQYKLNYKFPKNGDYSIGLIQAMRTDDLKGIEDIGVKLETAKP